TCACATAGTTACACATAGCGCTATCGATAACGCCATAAACCTCAGCTACAACCACTAGGTCGCCGGCTGGCCTCGCCATGGAGGAAGCTGCCAGCAGTGCTAGACCCAGGACTATGACGAGTACACCAGCTGCAATCATCGAGGTGCGCTGCCTGTAGACACCACGCCCCAAATTCATGTCACAATACCCTCTATAGTCTCCTGGGTCTGTCCTACTGTGCTACAGTACTTACCCCTCTTATTCTAGTAGGCGTTTAAGCAAGGCAAAGAAGATGAGTGCTAGGATTGCTATGAGTACTGCCTTAAGGATTAGCACTACTAGGCGTAGAAGCAGCTCTACAACAATATATGCAGCAGGCAGAGCAATAGCTCCCAGGAGCGCGTAGACTGGTATCCTCTCGAGGCTCCGTGCCCGGGAGGCGTAAGCGTAGAGGATGCCGAGAATAGCGCCCAGGAGGGCTAGTACTACGAGAAAACCACTGCCGGGCAAGAAACCTACCCGGGAGAATACATGTGCTAGGAGCCCTCTTAGACCGTTATCCTTCTAGGTTGCCTTGACAGCTCCAGCCCGGTTGGGTGCTCCGGTATCCCCCACAGCTCACGCTTAAGCAGCTCCCTCACAGCAATCCTTATGGCCTCGCTCCTGCTGCTATATCTGCCCATCTTGACGAGTTCATCCAGGCCTTCCAGGTAGGTTTCGGGCATCTTGACCGTTACGAGCCTCATTGCTGTGTCTCACCGGTGTGTTATCTTGTAGGGTGTCGGCGAGGGTTTAAGCTAGGGGGAGGTGTGTTACCTCTTCTACTGCGGCCAATGCTTCGGGTGGAGATGTGCCTGAGGAGTGGATCCACCCCAGGAGTTGGATGGGCTCTGGGCAGGCCGGCTACAGTTCGTCAGGGAAGAATGGTGGCTTCTCAGCAAGGTCTATGATTGGTATTGCGACCCATCCCGGTCTAGTGCTCTTCGATAGCTCCACATGTTCTCCTTGATCGTCGACCTTCACCAACAAATAGTTGCCATCGCCCAGTCTTCCCTCATCATCGACGTAGTAGTATAGCATGGGTAGGCCATAGAGCTTGTAGTAGTCCCTTAGAACTGCTATGATACCATACACCTTACCTCCGTTACGGCTAGGGAGGCGTACAAGGTAGGCTGGCTGGCCAAGGGTTATAATGCTGGCAGCTATTCTTGCAAGGTCATGTATTCCCGATACCTTCACGGGTATCAGTTTCTCCTCGCTACTAGCCAAGGACTGGTTCACCCCAGGCTAGGCCGGGACGGCCGCGGCAATAATAAGTGCTAGT
This DNA window, taken from Hyperthermus butylicus DSM 5456, encodes the following:
- a CDS encoding ribbon-helix-helix domain-containing protein, whose protein sequence is MRLVTVKMPETYLEGLDELVKMGRYSSRSEAIRIAVRELLKRELWGIPEHPTGLELSRQPRRITV